The Mustela erminea isolate mMusErm1 chromosome 18, mMusErm1.Pri, whole genome shotgun sequence genome has a window encoding:
- the INCA1 gene encoding protein INCA1, giving the protein MPSHCGAPRVRAQKGALDAGWREGYGARGTGPGWGGGGGAGGAGGGPWRGPRPRTRARRRRRRRAQGRSRPPCPAQGSPHPGPAPACAARRLRPRALGRASLLSARRRSRTRRAAASGAGTESGRRRRPVRCPVPCPTLLQPSTASRPPPARRAVRYDSFPAMLPAPARRLGPATRPAVRDDGHKLIPFAKCSRVVCRSAPPGLPSQSPGLMPQQYGDLFWENLSQKPSPTWMEEQYTPPLQRATGCSQPSTGCSQPSLYPPEGLPPPELLCRRKRRRPPLAGMQQGPGGIPARVRAVAYHLEDLRRRQRLINERKNAQWGSSGATSEPLAHDLGGVPSAIQYRRLEEERAAYPQEDGHLLTSGGTQLLWSPWSPLDQGGSCLPRRLGSLASYSAVGASRTLHCKPWGIEVRSEE; this is encoded by the exons ATGCCCTCGCACTGTGGGGCCCCTCGGGTGCGGGCGCAGAAAGGCGCACTGGACGCTGGCTGGCGGGAGGGTTACGGCGCGCGAGGAaccgggccggggtggggggggggtgggggggcagggggggcagggggcgggcccTGGAGGGGACCCAGGCCCCGGACCCGCGCACGTCGCCGCCGTCGGAGGCGCGCCCAGGGGCGGAGCCGCCCGCCGTGCCCCGCCCAGGGGAGCCCCcacccaggccccgcccctgcGTGCGCTGCGCGCCGGCTCCGCCCCCGGGCTCTCGGCCGCGCGTCTCTCCTCAGCGCCCGCCGGCGTTCTAGAACTCGACGCGCCGCCGCCTCAGGTGCCGGGACCGAGAGCGGGCGGCGGCGCCGGCCGGTCCGCTGCCCGGTCCCCTGCCCG ACCCTCCTCCAGCCCTCGACGGCTTCACGGCCTCCTCCAGCCCGCCGGGCGGTGCGCTACGACTCGTTTCCCGCGATGCTGCCCGCACCGGCAAGGAGACTCGGCCCGGCCACGCGTCCGGCCGTGCGGGACGATGGACACAAGCTCATCCCCTTTGCCAA GTGTTCCAGGGTTGTCTGCCGATCGGCACCCCCCGGCTTGCCTTCCCAGAGCCCCGGACTGATGCCCCAGCAATACGGAGACCTCTTCTGGGAGAACCTTAGCCAAAAGCCCAG CCCCACCTGGATGGAAGAACAGtacaccccacccctgcag AGAGCCACTGGATGCTCCCAGCCTAGCACTGGATGCTCCCAGCCTAGCCTGTACCCCCCTGAGGGGCTCCCACCACCGGAGCTGCTttgcagaagaaagagaaggaggcccCCTTTGGCAGGAATGCAGCAGGGACCTGGGGGCATCCCAGCCCGGGTGAGGGCAGTCGCTTATCATCTGGAGGATCTAAGGAGGCGACAGAGACTCATCAATGA ACGGAAAAATGCCCAGTGGGGCAGCTCTGGGGCTACATCTGAGCCCCTGGCCCATGACCTCGGTGGAGTCCCCAGTGCCATCCAATACCGGCGTCTGGAAGAGGAGAGGGCTGCCTATCCACAGGAAGACGGCCACCTTCTCACCAGTGGCGGGACCCAG CTGCTCTGGTCTCCCTGGAGCCCCCTGGACCAGGGCGGGTCTTGCCTCCCCAGGCGGCTGGGCTCCCTGGCCTCCTACAGCGCTGTCGGGGCTAGCAGGACGCTCCACTGCAAGCCCTGGGGGATAGAGGTGCGGTCTGAGGAGTGA
- the LOC116577884 gene encoding LOW QUALITY PROTEIN: translation initiation factor IF-2-like (The sequence of the model RefSeq protein was modified relative to this genomic sequence to represent the inferred CDS: inserted 1 base in 1 codon; deleted 2 bases in 1 codon), translated as MGFSCPSSSSRDHFSHSRRSLLMEQKMGLQPFPQSSRAGTFSFMWSSRVVFPSLRFFHRFFSDHALSRELLSVGYGLAEAGPGTQVPASHPQDNPCSTGGSRPSAPLPHQRSAQTPPLHRPPGPAYPIHTPAPARAPTLPREQMGAGGCSPRGLREPGSARCPRWGGRRPVRASCVQGSRVGVRTPPQGAGAQSRPGRLPGCGAARAGVLGEAPTCEGPPPARTQRRSRDAAGQSPSAAGPCALRRPLPRGRRTGAGGGESGGGAGVAAPRARGRARSGAPWRGGGEXGERPRLLPPGVPRVTAAAAILPHTDPPPAPADSSVRRHCARGGASPLRGLRGDGCSQAARGGGRVRGGGGGGAPGAGFRGVGDPGARRDPARLHFSCVLVERTAASLPAGLSITAPPAERHSGLDSLAF; from the exons ATGGGCTTCAGCTGCCCCAGCAGCTCCTCCCGGGACCACTTCAGCCACTCGCGCCGGTCGCTGCTGATGGAACAGAAGATGGGGCTGCAGCCCTTCCCGCAGTCCTCCAGGGCCGGGACGTTCAG CTTCATGTGGTCCTCGCGCGTGGTCTTCCCGTCCCTCCGCTTCTTCCACAG ATTCTTCTctgatcatgccctgagccgcgAGCTCCTGAGT GTTGGTTACGGCCTGGCCGAAGCCGGGCCGGGTACCCAGGTCCCGGCTTCCCACCCACAGGACAACCCATGCTCCACCGGAGGCTCACGGCCCtccgcacccctcccccaccagcgcTCTGCCCAGACGCCTCCGCTTCACCGGCCTCCGGGCCCAGCGTACCCCATCCACACTCCGGCTCCAGCCCGAGCCCCCACCCTCCCGCGGGAGCAGATGGGAGCTGGAGGATGCTCTCCGCGCGGGCTCCGGGAGCCCGGCTCCGCCAGGTGTCCGCGGTGGGGGGGGAGGCGGCCGGTCCGCGCGAGCTGCGTGCAGGGCAGCCGGGTCGGGGTCAGGACTCCGCCCCAGGGCGCAGGTGCGCAGTCCCGACCCGGCAGGCTGCCAGGCTGCGGAGCGGCCCGGGCGGGGGTCCTCGGAGAAGCCCCGACGTGCGAGGGTCCGCCGCCCGCCCGCACGCAGCGGCGCTCCAGAGACGCCGCGGGACAGAGCCC GTCCGCCGCGGGGCCCTGCGCGTTGCGGCGCCCCCTGCCGCGGGGGAGGAGGACGGGAGCCGGC GGGGGCGAGTCCGGAGGAGGGGCGGGGGTCGCCGCGCCGCGCGCCCGCGGCCGAGCCCGGAGCGGCGCCCCCTGGCGCGGGGGcggag gcggggagaggccCCGGCTCTTACCTCCCGGGGTCCCGCGGGTGACGGCGGCAGCGGCCATTCTACCCCACACCGACCCCCCCCCCGCGCCTGCTGACAGCAGCGTCCGACGTCACTGCGCACGGGGCGGGGCCTCCCCGTTAAGGGGATTGCGGGGGGACGGGTGCAGCCAGGCAGCCCGGGGCGGTGGCCGcgttcggggggggggggggggcggcgcgCCGGGGGCAGGTTTCCGGGGTGTCGGGGACCCCGGGGCTCGGCGGGATCCAGCCCGACTTCACTTTAGCTGCGTCCTGGTGGAGCGGACGGCGGCCTCCCTCCCCGCGGGCCTCTCCATCACTGCTCCCCCGGCAGAGAGACACTCCGGGCTCGACTCGCTTGCTTTTTAA